One genomic segment of Bifidobacterium breve DSM 20213 = JCM 1192 includes these proteins:
- a CDS encoding manganese efflux pump MntP, producing MIAIIVQTLLISVSVAMDAFAVSIGKGLTVSRVRPGDAVRSALWFGGAQALFLILGHYAASAFSAYVTAFDHWIIFGLLAFIGGNMVHEAYEEDAENAKETAQFDWKHMLPLAVACSIDAFAVGVSLAFMATSVPFAILCISVVTGLFSAAGLYIGRAFGAHWQKPAQIAGGVVLILIGVKVLLEHLGVIAF from the coding sequence ATGATTGCGATAATCGTTCAGACCCTGCTCATTTCCGTCTCCGTCGCCATGGATGCGTTCGCCGTCTCCATCGGCAAGGGGCTCACCGTCTCCCGCGTAAGACCCGGGGATGCCGTCAGATCGGCGCTCTGGTTCGGCGGCGCCCAGGCCCTCTTCCTCATACTGGGGCATTACGCGGCCTCCGCATTCAGCGCGTATGTAACCGCATTCGATCATTGGATCATCTTCGGTCTGCTGGCGTTCATCGGCGGCAACATGGTGCATGAGGCATACGAGGAGGACGCGGAGAACGCCAAGGAGACCGCGCAATTCGACTGGAAGCACATGCTGCCGCTCGCCGTGGCGTGCAGCATCGACGCCTTCGCCGTAGGCGTGAGTCTGGCGTTCATGGCAACCAGCGTGCCGTTCGCCATCCTCTGCATCAGCGTGGTGACCGGCCTCTTCTCCGCGGCGGGCCTGTACATCGGGCGCGCCTTCGGCGCTCACTGGCAGAAACCCGCGCAGATCGCAGGCGGTGTGGTGTTGATTCTGATCGGCGTCAAAGTGCTGCTGGAGCATCTGGGCGTCATCGCGTTCTGA
- a CDS encoding inorganic diphosphatase has protein sequence MAETFNVVVEIPRGSKNKYEVDHETGRVFLDRTLFTAMGYPDDYGYIDGTLGEDGDPLDALVMIPNSVFPGCVVECRAVGLYHMVDEAGGDDKVLCVPADVRFDDIKDIDDVNEYHKAEIKHFFEQYKALEPGKEVLPGDYWTGADAAEKEIIAARERLANEGK, from the coding sequence ATGGCAGAAACCTTCAACGTCGTTGTGGAAATTCCGCGCGGCTCCAAGAACAAGTACGAAGTCGATCACGAGACCGGTCGCGTCTTCCTGGACCGTACCCTGTTCACCGCAATGGGTTACCCGGATGACTACGGCTACATCGACGGCACCCTGGGCGAGGACGGCGATCCGCTGGACGCTCTCGTGATGATTCCGAACTCCGTGTTCCCGGGCTGCGTGGTCGAGTGCCGCGCCGTGGGCCTGTACCACATGGTCGACGAGGCCGGCGGCGACGACAAGGTGCTGTGCGTGCCCGCCGACGTTCGTTTCGACGACATCAAGGACATCGACGACGTCAACGAGTACCACAAGGCCGAAATCAAGCACTTCTTCGAACAGTACAAGGCTCTGGAGCCGGGCAAGGAAGTCCTGCCGGGCGACTACTGGACTGGTGCTGACGCCGCCGAAAAGGAAATCATTGCCGCGCGTGAGCGTCTCGCGAACGAAGGCAAGTGA